The window CCCAGAAGCGAGAAAAGTTTGCTATACCGCAGCTTTTGCGAGCTGTAGACGCTCGTCTTCCGGATCTGGTAACCGGTCGCTTCTACTGCGGAGCGGACTGAGTGACTTAAGGACTGCGTCATGATGTTGAGGCCTCGAGGAGCTGTTGAGAGAGCTGGACAACGCGAGGTTCTGTGGCGCTGCTGTCTTGGTCGATAGGTCAACAGGTCGGATAGGTTGACGAACGCGTGGAATGATTCAACCAGTGGCGTCTGACTCTTGAAGTTGGGGAACGCTCATTGCAAGAAGCGGAGAATGATCGGTTGTGGTGTTGGGAGATAAGTTTGTAAATGGCAGAGCTGCGAATGCTGCCACGACGCACCAAAAACAGAAGCCAGCTGGCTCGGCCTGAAGCTCACCACCAATTCCATTGAGAAACAGTGCGGCAAGGAATAACCCAACGATGGCGAAGCCCGTCTTCCCGGGCCGGCTGAGGTACACCTTCAGCACCATCCAACCTAGAACGGCCCAAATCAACAGGAAGGCAACGAGACTCAAAATACCGCCGCCAGCATATATCTCCACAAACGCTGAGTGAGCGGTGCCCAGCTCCGCATTAACCTCGGGCCCATAGATTCTGGAGGCCGCGAAGTATCCCAATCCAAACCATGGTCCTTTGGCAACGGTTATTTCGATCAAGTGGGACCAGAGTTCAGCACGTCCGCTAATGGTCAAGAGGTCCTCGACCTTACGTTGCTCATTCAAAATCGTGATGAGTGTGTTCCCTACAAAAGGCACGGCCAAGAGAGTCAGCGTGGCAATCTTTCGAAGCACGGGTATTGCCGGTCGCCTGAGAACAGCAAGAATTAGAAATACGAACAAGAGTACGTAGCTTGTACGCATCAACGACAAGACAAGGACACTGCCAAAGATGAAAGCCCAAAAGGTGAACTTCATTCGAGGCAGATCGCTCTTGAGGGTCAGCAAGAGAATCAGGCCGATGATGGAGACGC is drawn from Edaphobacter lichenicola and contains these coding sequences:
- a CDS encoding O-antigen ligase family protein, whose product is MSYTLDWAILLQVIVWGVAGCLLFFDTSYQTRAEAADRSRTSSLQTLSILLISLLGVSVFFSESPGLSAFKVYQLSVTVAFILRFTGRFGIVETLNNLFLGCGILTIADIAAAFLMPELVFVQSELGEPRFRGDLIAQTGCVSIIGLILLLTLKSDLPRMKFTFWAFIFGSVLVLSLMRTSYVLLFVFLILAVLRRPAIPVLRKIATLTLLAVPFVGNTLITILNEQRKVEDLLTISGRAELWSHLIEITVAKGPWFGLGYFAASRIYGPEVNAELGTAHSAFVEIYAGGGILSLVAFLLIWAVLGWMVLKVYLSRPGKTGFAIVGLFLAALFLNGIGGELQAEPAGFCFWCVVAAFAALPFTNLSPNTTTDHSPLLAMSVPQLQESDATG